One window of Klebsiella quasivariicola genomic DNA carries:
- a CDS encoding SDR family NAD(P)-dependent oxidoreductase, whose protein sequence is MNNSAKIALVTGGSRGLGRATVEALAQRGVNVVLTYKTRLVEASEVVTRVEALGARAIALPFSAGDIDTFDAFVSAFQGALAELGAGKFDYLVNNAGNASGMGFLNATEAEFDALYRIHVKGVFFLSQKLLPLLADGGRIVNVSSRLTRIVMANRAPYAIMKSAVETLTRYMAFELGSRGISVNCVAPGAIATDFSGGAVRDNPQVAQAVAAMTALGRPGLPEDIGPMIASLLSEDHRWVNAQRIEVSGGMRI, encoded by the coding sequence ATGAACAATAGCGCAAAAATTGCCCTGGTGACAGGCGGCAGCCGCGGCCTGGGGCGCGCGACCGTTGAAGCGCTGGCTCAGCGCGGCGTAAATGTAGTACTGACCTACAAAACGCGTCTTGTCGAGGCGAGCGAGGTGGTTACACGGGTTGAAGCACTGGGCGCCCGGGCGATCGCGCTGCCCTTCAGCGCCGGCGACATCGACACCTTTGACGCGTTTGTTAGCGCCTTTCAGGGCGCGCTGGCGGAGCTGGGTGCCGGTAAATTTGATTATCTGGTCAATAACGCCGGCAACGCCAGCGGCATGGGTTTTCTTAACGCCACGGAAGCGGAATTCGATGCGCTGTATCGTATCCACGTGAAGGGCGTTTTTTTCCTCAGCCAAAAACTATTGCCGCTGCTGGCAGACGGCGGGCGAATAGTGAATGTCTCGTCCAGACTGACCCGCATCGTGATGGCGAACCGGGCGCCCTATGCGATCATGAAATCCGCGGTGGAAACCCTGACCCGCTATATGGCGTTTGAGCTGGGCAGTCGCGGGATCTCGGTTAACTGCGTGGCGCCCGGCGCCATCGCCACCGATTTCAGCGGCGGGGCGGTGCGGGATAACCCGCAGGTCGCCCAGGCTGTCGCCGCGATGACAGCGCTGGGCCGGCCTGGCCTGCCAGAAGATATCGGGCCGATGATCGCCTCGCTGCTATCTGAGGATCATCGCTGGGTGAATGCCCAGCGAATTGAAGTCTCCGGGGGAATGCGCATCTGA
- a CDS encoding LysR family transcriptional regulator, translating into MDRLDTLTLFVRIVERGSFSAAAADLGVSRPVATAAIKALEASLGARLLQRTTRHVTPTAEGSLYYQRCVSILSALEEANRSAGGSISGTIRVDVAGNLARTLLLPALPQFLARYPDITLQIGESERDVDLVREGVDCVIRGGHLPDSEMICRSLARLQEITCASPAYLARYGTPKTIDGLADHQMIGFVSSRTHRTLPLTFTLDGLQTEVSLPCRLLTSDADVGAEAARLGFGLYQAPLPRLMADLAAGALVEILADYRPAPLPLSLLYPSNRQLSARVQVFIDWVTVLMKAPLTQQASGRLK; encoded by the coding sequence ATGGATAGACTGGATACCCTGACCCTGTTCGTGCGCATCGTCGAACGTGGCTCATTCAGCGCCGCGGCCGCGGATCTGGGGGTTTCCCGGCCGGTGGCGACTGCGGCTATTAAGGCGCTGGAGGCAAGCCTCGGGGCCCGGCTGCTACAGCGCACTACCCGACACGTAACGCCGACGGCGGAGGGCTCGCTGTATTATCAGCGCTGCGTGTCCATTCTGTCTGCGCTTGAGGAGGCCAACCGCAGCGCCGGGGGGAGCATTTCCGGCACTATTCGGGTAGACGTGGCGGGTAACCTGGCGCGGACCCTGCTTCTGCCCGCGCTGCCGCAGTTTCTCGCCCGCTATCCTGACATTACCCTGCAGATCGGCGAAAGCGAGCGCGACGTCGATCTGGTTCGCGAAGGTGTCGACTGCGTCATTCGCGGTGGTCATCTTCCCGACAGCGAGATGATCTGCCGGTCACTCGCCAGGCTGCAGGAGATCACCTGCGCCAGCCCGGCCTACCTCGCCCGGTACGGTACGCCGAAAACGATCGACGGGCTGGCGGATCACCAGATGATTGGATTTGTGTCATCGCGTACGCACCGTACCTTGCCGCTGACCTTTACCCTGGATGGCCTTCAGACCGAGGTCAGTTTGCCCTGCCGGCTGCTGACCTCAGATGCCGACGTCGGCGCCGAAGCGGCAAGGCTTGGCTTTGGCCTGTACCAGGCGCCCTTGCCCCGTCTTATGGCCGATCTGGCGGCTGGCGCATTAGTTGAAATTCTCGCTGATTATCGCCCTGCGCCGTTGCCGCTGTCCCTGCTCTATCCCAGCAACCGGCAGCTCTCTGCCCGGGTACAGGTATTTATCGACTGGGTGACGGTGCTGATGAAGGCACCCCTGACACAGCAGGCATCCGGAAGGCTAAAATAA
- a CDS encoding ATP-binding protein: MMFPAELTSLSPLAEWLAQQMAPLPVGEEWRFALDLAACETATNIIRYALHEDGQRRFGVEFRVVDRRVTLRFTDAGETFPAERLALARSDEHFDVDPLAESGRGLRLILRAVDCFDVEINAGKNITTLIKALPGPAVNHSTDKNGG, encoded by the coding sequence ATGATGTTTCCTGCCGAACTCACCTCGCTTTCACCGCTGGCGGAGTGGCTTGCCCAGCAAATGGCTCCGCTGCCTGTCGGGGAGGAGTGGCGTTTCGCGCTCGATCTCGCCGCCTGTGAAACGGCGACGAATATTATTCGCTATGCGCTGCATGAGGATGGGCAACGTCGTTTTGGTGTGGAATTTAGGGTCGTGGACCGACGGGTGACGTTGCGCTTTACCGACGCGGGGGAAACCTTTCCCGCCGAGCGCCTGGCGCTGGCGCGTAGTGATGAGCACTTTGATGTCGATCCGTTAGCGGAAAGCGGTAGAGGCTTGCGGCTTATTCTGCGTGCGGTGGACTGTTTTGACGTTGAAATTAATGCAGGGAAGAATATTACCACCCTGATAAAAGCGTTGCCTGGTCCCGCTGTTAATCATTCAACCGACAAAAACGGCGGTTGA
- a CDS encoding STAS domain-containing protein yields MKIDTERQASVTILTPVVRRLDASVAVAFKAAIVQEIGEAPGDLIVDFSKIDFIDSSGLGTLVSLMKIMNGKGEMTLCALNPGIRNMFTLTRMDRIFRICEDRISALAQLNQ; encoded by the coding sequence ATGAAAATTGATACTGAACGGCAGGCCTCGGTCACGATCCTGACGCCGGTTGTGCGGCGGCTGGATGCTTCCGTCGCAGTGGCCTTTAAAGCGGCAATCGTCCAGGAGATAGGCGAAGCGCCCGGCGATCTGATTGTTGATTTCAGCAAAATTGATTTTATCGACAGTAGTGGTCTGGGAACGCTGGTTTCTCTGATGAAAATCATGAACGGAAAAGGTGAGATGACACTGTGCGCGCTGAACCCTGGCATCCGCAATATGTTCACGCTGACCCGTATGGATCGTATTTTCCGTATTTGCGAGGATCGCATTTCAGCGCTTGCGCAGTTAAATCAGTGA